The genome window AGTGCGGATCATGGATGAGAAGAGGATCAGAAGGTTGACCGTAACGGATGATAAAGGCGTACTCATCGGGATCTTGACACGGGCAGATATTTTGAAGGCCGTCATCAACAAGATAAGGGCTTAGGCTAATGGAATATATCTCAAAATTGCCGTGGGGACTCGTCATTCTCGCCTGTCTGACCCTTGGGCTTGCCCCCTTCTCTCCGCCCCATATCTGGGAAAAACTGCAGATGCTGTTCAG of Nitrospirota bacterium contains these proteins:
- a CDS encoding RND transporter, which translates into the protein MEYISKLPWGLVILACLTLGLAPFSPPHIWEKLQMLFRGQLVRPIDWFDFVMHGTPWVVLILKGIASLMQK